A DNA window from Polyangium spumosum contains the following coding sequences:
- a CDS encoding DUF2169 domain-containing protein: MFVRNKTQFSPVLSRGSLSDEVDVGAIVVELRLRVVGERLEPMLGSVERVATDPPDTTKIPMWRGTSVTAAGEVFGPSRPPFLRPVTLSVGREIRRIVAFGNRRWEQSVLGDLTATDPAPFDSLPLSFERAFGGSFVLPPGLLPGTDLPHPGGKVQYYLNERGIGFYADEAAAIGGLLPNFELADQLVTRWGDRPVPGCFVPCPELVGLRLRHVHVDLPLANPVDATKSAFQARFASRAFFMVQHHAPGYLVFDALPPGTAIHLQGLGTDAIRFEVPACPARVTLRRGQSRTEVSARVRSVHVDAARQFISCVYGYEFRYNESTAPSWITIES; this comes from the coding sequence GTGTTCGTCCGGAACAAGACGCAGTTTTCACCCGTGCTTTCGCGGGGTAGCCTGAGCGACGAGGTCGACGTCGGCGCGATCGTGGTCGAGCTGCGTCTTCGGGTGGTCGGCGAGCGGCTCGAGCCCATGCTGGGGTCCGTCGAGCGGGTGGCCACGGATCCGCCGGATACCACCAAGATTCCTATGTGGCGTGGCACATCGGTCACGGCTGCCGGCGAGGTCTTCGGCCCATCACGCCCACCGTTCCTCCGCCCTGTCACGCTGAGCGTAGGTCGTGAAATCCGGCGGATCGTCGCGTTTGGCAATCGGCGCTGGGAGCAGAGCGTTCTCGGCGATCTCACCGCAACCGACCCGGCCCCGTTCGACTCGCTCCCCCTCTCGTTCGAGCGCGCCTTCGGGGGGTCGTTCGTTCTTCCTCCCGGCCTCCTCCCGGGCACCGACCTCCCGCATCCCGGGGGGAAGGTGCAGTATTATCTCAATGAACGTGGTATCGGCTTCTATGCCGACGAAGCTGCGGCGATCGGGGGCCTCCTGCCAAACTTCGAACTCGCCGACCAGCTCGTCACTCGCTGGGGCGACCGGCCCGTGCCGGGCTGCTTCGTCCCCTGCCCGGAGCTCGTGGGGCTTCGGCTCCGTCATGTCCACGTCGACCTGCCACTTGCGAATCCCGTGGATGCTACAAAGTCCGCTTTCCAGGCACGGTTCGCGAGTCGGGCCTTCTTCATGGTCCAGCACCATGCCCCTGGTTATCTCGTCTTCGATGCCCTTCCCCCTGGCACAGCCATCCACCTCCAGGGCCTTGGGACGGACGCGATCCGATTCGAGGTTCCCGCGTGCCCTGCACGCGTCACGCTGCGCCGCGGCCAGAGTCGAACCGAGGTGTCCGCGCGCGTCCGCAGTGTCCACGTCGATGCCGCAAGGCAGTTCATCTCCTGCGTCTACGGATACGAGTTTCGCTACAACGAGAGCACCGCTCCCTCCTGGATCACCATCGAGTCCTGA